The DNA segment CTGAAAATCTAAATCAAGATATAAATAATAAATCTTCTGATAGTGAATATTCTAAGTGGGTTGATAATCAAGGTGATGAAGTTAAAAATGTTTTTGGATTTAATAGTAGTGCCGAACTTGTAAATGGTAGAGCTGCTATGGTTGGGTTCTTTATGCTTTTATTAACCGAATTAGTTTTAAAAGGGAGACCTGTAACCTCCTCAATCTTTGGTATAAATTAAAAATGGAAGACAAAAAAACTAATCCAATAAAAATTTTCCTCTACATCTCAGTTTGGGTAATAATTTGGGGAACGTTTGGTTCCCTCGTAGATTATCCTCTCTATAAAAATAATATCTATTTAGAAGGGAGCGTATATCAATATCTTACTTTTACAATCACCGCAATCATTTCATTTTTGATTGCCAAATTCTTTTATAAAAAATTTAAGTTATAAAAACTTATACCTAAATCTCTTCATTATTTTTGCTGGTTCAGAACTATCTTGAGTTTCATAGAGTATCCACTGATGAGTTTCAGTATCATGATCACAACCTAAATTTCCAGATTGGGAAGGGAAATTGGACATAGATGAATGACATAATTGATCAGCCTCAAAAGCAGAATCGTAACCTGTTAAAAAGTATATTAAAAATCCAATAACTATTAGCGATAGAACCACTTGAAAAAATAGGCTTACTATCTTCATGAATTTCCTGTCAAAATCTAAATATATCACTTCTGAAAATATTTAGATCTAAAAATTAAGCTTATCGCCCAACATTAAAAATAAAGTCATGAAATTTCGGATTATTAAGATACAAAATAACAAGAAGAACTAAAACCACATTTAAACCTAATACTGTTATCCCAAATATATTTATCTGTTTTTTACCCGGTAAGGTATAAGTAAACTTTTTTCCTTTAAGAAAAGCAGCTAA comes from the Prochlorococcus marinus str. MIT 9515 genome and includes:
- a CDS encoding high light inducible protein, giving the protein MKEEIPKIENKNENSDNTSTENLNQDINNKSSDSEYSKWVDNQGDEVKNVFGFNSSAELVNGRAAMVGFFMLLLTELVLKGRPVTSSIFGIN